The following nucleotide sequence is from bacterium.
ACTATTATCGGCAGAAAACCATTTTAAGATAATACTTCTTAATATAAAAAACCTGAAATATAGGCTTAAATTTACTCAAAATAAAATTAATGACTTCTAATTAAGGAGTATCGAAATCAGCGTTAAATATCTCCCTCTCAGGATTATTTAATCCTACTTGCCATCCCTCTTAACCCCATTTCTTAGGCCAATTTATCCCTCAAATTTAAGGGAAATTTATTGACCAAAATTACAAAATATCTCTCATACCTTTTTCTTTCTTTCGTACTCATCTTGAGAATGTCAAGCTTTTCTTTGGCTTTCTTTATATTCTTTGATTTAAAATCATCTCTTATGCTTTCATGCTTTAAAAAATATATCCATTCATCCAGATCGCTCTGGATGACATCCTCAAACTTTTCTACTTCTATGAGATAATATTCTGGATATATATCTTTAGTTTCTATGGTGATTATTGTTTCTTTATCTTTCTTCCTTAAAATCAATGGGTTTTTGGTATGTATTCCCCTAAATTCCGTATGTCCATAATATACATAATCATCTACCTTTTCGCCTAAGGTAAAATATAATATACTAAGAGATTGTCATAGAATAAGTATAACAACTTATGTGAAATTATACTTGACAGTATAGAGTGTTCTGTGCTATAATTCAAGCATGAATACACATTTAATCAAAGAGCGATTTAAAGCCTTGGAACCCTTTCTTAATGAGCGACTTCGCAGGATTGTCGCTGCAGCGGAAGCTACAGCCATAGGGTATGGGGGCATTTCCAGAGTCTCTCGCGAGACCGGGGTTTCGCGGCGTGCTATTACATTGGGTCATAAGGAACTCAAATACCCTAATAAATTCAAAATAGTCGGAAATCGGATCCGCAAGGAAGGCGGTGGGTGCAAGCGCAGCGTAGACAAGGATTCCACTCTCAAACAGGATATTGAAAGTCTGGTCGAACCCGTTACCCGGGGAGATCCAGAATCACCCTTACGATGGACATGTAAAAGTGTCCGCAAATTGTCTGATGAGCTCAAGCGAATGAGGCATAAAGCCAGTCATAACTTGGTCGCAGAACTCTTACGCGAAATGGGCTACAGCCTTCAAGCCAATAAGAAGACATTAGAAGGAGCGTCCCATCCCGACCGCAATGCTCAGTTTGAGTACATTAATGAGAAAGTCAAAGATTATCAGGCCGTTGGACAGCCTGTGATTTCCGTTGACACCAAGAAAAAGGAATTGGTTGGTAATTTCAAGAATGTCGGCAAGGAATTTTGCCCAAAAGGACAGCCGCAACCAGTTCGAGTTCATGATTTTATGATTCCGGAGCTGGGAAAGGTTTCTCCTTATGGTGTGTATGATCTAAGCCAAAATGTTGGCTGGGTCA
It contains:
- a CDS encoding ISAzo13 family transposase, with product MNTHLIKERFKALEPFLNERLRRIVAAAEATAIGYGGISRVSRETGVSRRAITLGHKELKYPNKFKIVGNRIRKEGGGCKRSVDKDSTLKQDIESLVEPVTRGDPESPLRWTCKSVRKLSDELKRMRHKASHNLVAELLREMGYSLQANKKTLEGASHPDRNAQFEYINEKVKDYQAVGQPVISVDTKKKELVGNFKNVGKEFCPKGQPQPVRVHDFMIPELGKVSPYGVYDLSQNVGWVNVGIDNDTSVFAVESIRQWWYSMGKVTYPEAKQLLITADSGGSNGYRVKLWKLELQKLANETGLSISVCHLPPGTSKWNKIEHRLFSFISQNWRGKPLVSHEVIVNQIAATTTKEGLQVQCQLDTNSYPTGIKVSDEEMTNINIQKDSFHGEWNYTISSAFA